From Ictalurus punctatus breed USDA103 chromosome 2, Coco_2.0, whole genome shotgun sequence:
ggataatccacggctaggtgtgcgttacacgATTTTACTGCATGACATGGAGGCAAAGAAGCACCTGACTCGGCAGAGTGCATTAGAATCATGTAACGCACACCTAACCGTGGATTATCCCGCTGATACCACCGTCGCTCACCAGCACTGACAAGTTAAAGCTCTGGTTAATGTTTACAGCGGAAAATTTACAGAAAGTATCAAAATAACAGTTCATTTTCGTTCgttattttatatacgggttgttagatctagaattctgcccaCTCCTAATCATTcccagagataaagtagtgcgataagattacatttatttgaatgaattataataaacagttattagagagagcgagagagattatGCGTGTGCGAATTACCTGTTTCTGTGcttctctactaataatgaagctgtgagtttaacttctgtatgcaactgtaactatatgttactatggttacagttgtttatagccAGCGCATTAATATAGAACGGTAATTTTAACCGACTGAAACTTtttgaacgcacaccttccagccaatcagtaTCGAGTATTCAGACGGACCATGGTATAACTTActttatttaatgtgtgtgtgtgtgtgtagtctctGGACAGCTTGGCTGATGAGGCTCGCTCGAAGCGTCACTCTGCCTCGGAGCTGGGCAGCATCAGCTACAGTGACGTAAGGAAAGAAGGATGGCTGCACTACAAACAGATCCATACTGAGAAGGGCAAGGTGAGACAGGAAGCAGGGCCGTACTGTATTATCACACACGCAGGAGAGATTCACTCTGCGTTAAAAACAATACAGATTACACAAGCAAaaatgtgtgcgcgtgtgttgtGGATCTAAATGTGACTTACATAATGACGCCTCAGAGATTTCACTCGGAGCAGCTCAGGCTCTTTGAGTCATTTCTGTGATAATGTACAGaatgtttaaatatattcacTGTGATTGTTAAATCTCATATTTTTGTGTCTTTCACTGGTTTGTGTGAGATACAATGATTTAGCAGTATTATTATGGctttacctcttttttttttaattctcataTTCAGCTCTGTCTTTACATGATGGATTCCCTTTTCATATATATTCCCTTttcatctctctgtctttctctctctctctctttctctcgttctcttcttttcatttttctgcCATCTTTCTGTTCACGTTTCAGAAGGTGGGCAGTGCCATTCGTCCCTGGAGGCGGGTTTTCTCAGTGTTGCGCTTCGGTGCGCTCTACCTCTACAAAGACAAGCGGGATGCGCTGCTGAAGGGTGCCGCCCTGGGAGGCGGATCCGAAGACGAGCAACCAATCAGCCTCCGCGGCTGCCTGGTGGACATCGCGTACAGCGAGACGAAGCACAAGAACGTTCTGCGACTGACCACGCAGGACTTCTGCGAGTACCTGCTGCAGGCTGAGGACCGAGACGACATGCTGGAGTGGATCAGAGTGATCGGGGAAAGCAGCAAGACTGACAGCGAggtgaagaacacacacacacacacacacacacacacaaaaaaacttagttatgaacaaaaaaaaaagtgaagtacttttattttctctttagaCCTTTTGCTGAGATATTAATTCGGTAAATAGTACcggtttctgtttgttttggatttttttgctGTATAAAGATGATAGACTGCtcatgtgtgtgttgtaggagTTGGGATTCTCTCGACAAGCTCTCATCAACAAGAAACTGAATGACTACAGGAAGCAGAGGTAAGTCTAGATAACATGCTGGATTTGATATGAGCTGGACGTGAAACATTTCGAATAATCATCATTATGTTGATTATGTTGTATTAAACATGGCTCATGCATTaagtcagtgtttatttatgacATTATTTAATATAGAGGTCGTATGACGCACTTCAAAATGCATGAGCTACAATTCCACATATGTATTTTGTTGAATTGACGATATTATTTATGGGGTTATTCTGTGTGTTATAATATTTGATATTGTTCAGTGTTTATGTTTGAACACTGAGGTGTGCAATTTTGTGACGAACTCTTCACTATAAAAAGCTCTTAATGAAAAGAGTGGTTTCTCATTGTTGTTGTCTCTCCGTGGCTCCGTTTAGTCCGACAGGTAATAAGCCTGACTCATCTCCCCGAGTGCCACGCATGACCTTCTTGCTCCCCAAGGCCGACAACAGCAGCGCGCCCCCACGCTCCCCCAAACACGAAGCCAAAGGTCAGCTTGTTTTACACACGCTCAGCCAAACATTATGTCTTCtatcttttctctttctttgttttcgTTCGTAATCATTTCCCTTCCCACTCTCAGAGGAGAGCAGTCCTCCCAAGTCTCCATGGGGCATCAACTTCATGAAGAAAGCGAAGAAGGCGGACCCGAAGGCGTTTGGAGTCCGGCTGGAGGATTGCCAACCCGCCTCCAATAACAAGGTCTGAATGGGAGCGCTGGTCTGAATCGGTTCTTTAGAGAATAATTATGAGGACTCTCCCGGCTTActagtactgtatgtgtgtgtgtatgtgtgtgggtgtgtgtgtgtgtgtgtgtgtgggtgtgtgtgtgtgcagtttgttCCTCTGATTGTGGAGATCTGCTGTGGCTTGGTGGAGGAGATGGGTCTGGAGTACACTGGGATCTACAGAGTGCCAGGTAACAACGCTGTGGTGTCCAGCCTGCAGGATCAACTCAACAAGGGCTGCGACATTAACACAGCGGAggaggtgagacacacacacattcctataaaaaaaaaaattacaattaaaattaaattgtaaaaGAATTATCGGCACATGAATCATAAATGAAagatattgatttttattattgtgcAGCGTTTACTAAGTACCTCTAGAAATAACGTgactttttaagtaattgttaTGTAACCATAAGTGCTAGGGCACATTGtataaaataattgttttattaattgcATTAAATGGTACTTAAATAGATTATACGGTATATACGTGCAAttgtccaatcagccaatcatttgTCAGCAgtgcaaaaaatacaaataaaaaaatcatacagatcAAGAGTTTCTGCTTTTGTTCatattaaatggtctgcacttatatagcgcttttatccaaagcgctttacactgtgtctcattcacccattcacacacggtagcagagctgccatgcaaggcgctaacttgccatcgggagcaacttggggttcagtgtcttgcccaaggatacttcggcacatggagtcatgtgggccgggaatcaaaccgccaaccctacaattagtggacaacccgcactaccacctgaaccacagccgcccaacgataaacatcagaattggggggaaatgtgagatctcagtgactttaaccatcgcattgttgttggtgccagatgtgctgatttgagtattttagaaactgctgagctgggattttcacacacagcagtctctagagtttacacagaatggtgcaacaCAAATAAACTTCCATTGAGCATtagttcttatgctggaatcgGCTTGTTGTTTAGAGAGGccagagaatggccagactggtctgagctgacaggaaggcgaTGGTAACCCAAACAGCCACTctgtacaaccgtggtgagcaaaAAAAGCACCttagaatgcacaacatgtcagaGCTACAACAATACAGGACAACACTGTTccagtcctgtcagccaagaacaggaatctgaggccacagtgggcacagactcatcaaaactgcagcctatcccagggaactcagggtacaaggctggggacaccctggacgaggtgccaacccatcgcagggcacaatcacacactacagacaatttggaaatgcccgtcagcctacaacgtatgctttttggactggaggaaacccgagtaccgtgaggaaacccccaaagcacgaggagaacgtgcaaactcagCGCACACAAGGTGGATTCAaactggaggtgcgaggcaaacgtgctaaccactaagccattatGCCCCCTAGATGTTTGATGACTGGGGGGaagaaaaacatcacctggtctttttacAATTTTCACCTGCCCAGGTTTGGTGAGCCTGATTGGAAAATTTCATGAGTGAGCTGGTATCCAGATGTTATTGACATCATATTAGACAATCAATGATCAATCACTAAATTTGATTGACAGACAAAGTGACGTAAGATAAGAGTAAATGACATTATAGCATCAAAACCATTAATTATTTCTCACaggtttttttaatcatgtatGTACATGTCGGTATGTAGTCATGGGATTATTTCTTTCGGAATgccctatttttattttattttggtgtCAAATTAAATTTCAGTTACGCACTCGTACTgttaacattaaaatgtttCTCACCATTCATACATGAATACGAACTAATCCGATACATGCAAACTGTTAAATATTATACCGAGTGCTGCATTTATCTGAGGTCAGCATCAATATGTAAATATCCTGAATGACAAAGATGATCTATGATTATTTATCTTGTGGTGTCTTGTATTTCTGTCTGATCCAGCGGTGGCAGGACTTGAATGTGGTGAGCAGCCTGCTCAAATCTTTCTTCCGCAAGCTCCCGGAGCCCCTCTTTACTGATGGTGAGACTTTAGTAATTACCTACAGACTGTGAGGCGTTTCGTTATAAAGATTTGAAGTCATTAGTGCTGAAATAACTCGTTAACACAATTAGCTGGCGTCTACTTCTTTTCGTTTTCTCTGATAGACAAGTACAACGACTTCATCGACGCCAATCGTATGGAGAATCCAAGTGACCGGTTGAAGACTTTGAAAAAACTGGTACGAGTGTGCAGTCTTTAATGGTGTATTCGCTTACACACTCTTTAacttgtacatttattttactgtgtttctaatgtaaggaataaaaacactcgAATAGGTGCCGttatggaaaaataatcaacagcagggTGATACGACGTGgccttgttgattattttccgatatcAGCAGGTACTTGAGCGTTTTTGTCCCTCTCGTCCTACACCGCTTTGCTTAAAGACTCTCACGTCGTATTTCTCTGCAGATCCAAGATTTGCCAGATCATTACTTCCACACTCTGAAGTTTCTAATCGGTCATCTGAAGACCGTAGCCAATCATTCGGAGAAGAATAAGGTCAGTTCCGTCTAACGTGTACATATCGCTTGTGTTACTTTTTGACCTGGACAGAGTGCGAGTTATTAATCCTTTATTAAAAGAATACTCCATCCATCTCTGTTCACCACACGCGTACTGTACTGCAGgtgtgattaccacagacaggaattttgttacatttctttgtactgaaaaaaaaaaaagaagaagaaagaatagaaaatcttttttttagtttgagacagaaatgagagaacatttttacagataaataaataaataaataaataaacaaaacacagatggTGTAGAGATTAGGTTAAAAATACTGTCTTATATTAGGGTTTAAGATATATTGTACTTGTGTAGGAGTGTTAAATTGACCTGCGGAGATatgtattgtgtatgtgtgtgtgtgtgtgtgcagatgcaGCCTCGTAACTTGGCGCTAGTGTTTGGGCCCACTCTTGTGAGAACATCGGAGGACAACATGACAGACATGGTGACCCACATGCCTGACCGCTACAAGATCATCGAGACTCTCATCCAACATGTAAAGCTTTCTCATGCTCAACACCACAACTAAACTTTAATTatctttatttcagtttttttaaattattttttttaaactttgaatTCGAAACACATTTGCCcgttcttttttctctctcgctgctTGTGCAGTGCGCCTGGTTCTTCAGTGAGGAACACGACAAGGATGAAAAGGTACGTTATAGCTGAAATGAGAAGTGATTACTCTGAtagtcattattatttttatttgatgtttatCACATCATTTCACTGAGGAAGCTAAAAATCATGATTAAATATGAGTCGTTAGAAGCCCTAGAATGAGCCCTAGAATGAGCCCTAGAATTACTGTGTATTAAAGttattctttctttcgtttCTTGTTTCTGTCAGACGCCAGTGGACACAGAGGACGTTCAGCCCGCCCCCAACATAGATCACCTCTTATTGAACATTGGCCGAGCCGGCCTCCTGGGCGAGATCTCAGGTGAGAGCCTTCCCAACCTGTTTACTGTCTAAGAGCAAACCGCACTGAAGTTGCTCAAGTCTGTTTTAAATGACTGATGCTGTGTTCAAGAGCTCCTCTGATTTTACACCAGTAggattttgaaatattttgagtTAGGCCTGAGCGATATGACGATATAATGTCAATATCATGATACGTCCTTTGGGGATATCGTAATATCTATATTGGCATGCCAAATTTGAACATTCAATTTTATCCTAAACATGGTGAgtgttaaaatatttatttatataagtctgccattttatttgttttcttttttattaacaaagatgttacatttttgtagacggtaaataaaatggcatcaaaatcctttttttttttaaatgcaacaatACTGTAGTTCCTTCCAATATGTGACACAAACCTATATATTGtgatactgtatactgtagcatGTACTGTAGAAATCAAGAATCGTGATATGATCGTTTTCTTATATTGCCCACCCTTATTATGAGTGGTGTTCCCAGAATGTGGCACTACAGGCTGTAGAAACGATTATAAAAGTGTGTTTAGATTTCTTGCATGTTGAGTGCTCTGTACTTctccattttcttttatttttcatctttttttccttctgtttttgtattcCTCTAccaatttctctctctatacGTTTCTGCGTCCTTCTCATAGCTGAGCCTGTGGAGCAGCCACCGCGGTAGGATGGGTTTCGCCTGGcatagcctgtgtgtgtgtgtgtgtgtgtgtatgtgtgagagtgagtgactTTCTGATGGTGACTGGGTGTGCTTATGTGACTCATGTCAATGCAATGTTCCCTCACCCCATGTCTCTGAAATCATCCTCCCTGCCCTTATGCCCTTTCCTGCTCTCGCCTCCTACATGGCTTCTCTGATGGGTCGATGTCCTCAGTATGTGACGTAATGTCAACAGTGTGTGTCGGTTCCTCTTTAACGCTGCAGATTTGGAGACCCTGTTCACATTTGAGCATCACTTCAAGACAATCAATAACCATTCGTCGTGCACATGTTGCTTGGTCTGAATCTTGTGTGAACATTGTCTCCTGTTGGGATGCTTCATATTGAATGACAGTCACAGAGTCAGGAAGACACGATGCAGTTCATGCTCGTTGCTTGAAGGTGTCTTACTTGCCTCTGTGCCTCTCATTTCTTAGGAACATGTCTGTATACGTATTCATCCtggcctctttctctcttctttctctttttctattttattatgattttaGACTCAACCAACAGTGATTCAGCGAAATCTAAGGTAAGGCTTGAGTAAGAGTTGCAGTTCAAACGCTTGTGTTATTTGTTTTCAAGCTGTACCTATACATACTATTTGAGAGTTTAAGGATTTGGAGACCTCTCTGGCAGAAAGAACTGCGAGCGACTGTTATTACGTCCTGTAaaaatgcattcatattttatttgcttaaaGGATGTAGTATTGAAggggacacggtggcttagtggttatcatgtttgcttcgccctgtgtgtgcagagcttgcatgttctccccgtgctctgggggtttcctccaggtactccagtttcctcccccagtacaaagacatgcactgtaagctgattggcatttccaaattgtccgttgtgtgtgaatgtgtgcgcgaccgtgccctgtgatgggttggcaccctgtccagggtgtcccccgccttgtgccccgagttccctgggataggctccaggctccccgcgaccatgtgtaggataagcggtatggaaaatggatggatggatgttatatGTTCATGTCACAGcacaattttttattaatagtaaAGTTTTATTGTTGCTGTCTTTGCGCTATATTGGACATTAGGcataaaaaatactaaataaaataaaggggTTTCCCAGTGCACAGTTAGACCAAACTGGCTTTCTGTTCACtgtataacaacaacaaacataaaCCCTTTTAAATAATGCGTCTTTAAACACTATTCTGATCATTCTGTTTGACATCCTGTAATGACGGTCAGACCTCTATCATTGTCAGGGCTCCGGAGGGTCGAAACGTGACCTCACAGCCAAGGACTTCCTGACAACGCTGGCCATCATGTCTGCTGTGACTCGGAGGCGCAGAAAACGTCCTGTTGCCGGCCTCCTGGGCAGCAGCACTGACGACGACTCCGAACAGGAGCCAATCAGAGCCGATCTCACTGTGGAGCGGGAGGGGGAGGGAAAGGAGACGGAGCGGTGTGAATCTGACACGGCTCCGCGTGCAGAGGCAGAAGAGGACgaagatgaggaagaggaagaagacgaCGAAGGGAATGTGGAAGTGACTGTGGCCTCGCCAGGTAAGGACAAACCCAGAATGCCTTGTGAGGAAGAAGCACACTCAGTGATCCTGAGTGAGGAAGAGGACCAGAGGTCAGAGATGAAAGGTCGCGGCTGGAGAGGGGATGATGCACGTTCTATTGTATCGGGTTACTCCACTCTGTCTACGCTGGGCCGGAGTTTAGCATCCGAGGGGCGGGGCGACGACGCAGACGATGAGCGGAGCGAGCTGGTGAGCGAGACGGACAACGAAAGCGGCTTTGCTTCACGCTCTCTCACGCAGGAGCGTCCTGAGAAACGCACGCCACCTCCATCaaatacacacacctcaccAGAACCGACCACACCACGCAGCTTCCTGTACACGTACTGCAAACCCTCCATACCTACTTCTACTCCCGCTCCCGCTTCCACAGCAGCACCTCCTCCCATCCCTTCCAAACGCCCCACCCCTGAGCCTGTAGAAAGAGGAACCGAAAGTACAGCACGCTCCTCCACTCcatccacctcctcctccactgcCTCCCAGCGCCTCCAAAACCGACCCTCCTTCAACTCCCATCGGCTCATTCAGTGTGACACTTTAGCGCGCCGGCGGCTAAAAGCAGATAAGGCTAAAGCTCGTTCACTAGATCCTTTAGAAGTCTGTAGCGCTTCACCCACCGAGGAGGAACAACAGTCCAACAAAGGGCGAACGAGAACCAGCCTTCCGGAATCCTCCGCTTCTCACTCACCCAAACTCACCCCATCCAGTGGTCACCTCTTAGCTTCACCCCCTGCCCTGGGCTCCACCTCTGGCTCGACAAGTCAGGCATCACTAGCAGAGCAGGTGCGTGCACGTCTGCTCGGTTCAGCGGAGGACATGCGTTCTGTGGGCCTGAGGAAACCTCTCTCGCCTGAGACCCGCCGCCGTAGGCGGGCCTGGAGGAGacacacagtggtggtctcGCCTTCTGACTCCTCGCACAAAAGCGCTCAAGTCTCCTCTGgcgttaacaaca
This genomic window contains:
- the arhgap23a gene encoding rho GTPase-activating protein 23 isoform X4, whose product is MNGVAFCLVGIPPCSESETKGRRDGVSSSSDNPRPVLGGGAEGRGVSCQGPRTLVLHKNSQGFGFTLRHFIVYPPESALHTSLKDDENGNGKGLQQSRLEPMDTIFVKNVREKGPAHQAGLCTGDRLVKVNGESVLGKTYSQVIALIQNSESVLELSIMPKDEDVLQLAYSHDAYLKGNAPFTGEAQNLPTPPPLCYPPRSQPHPSHTSCPAPSLSPHMGQNQLDNWSRWPGSASSPSPPLDNRTGAPTTTSMAWASEGREAGGVGHSSPAHRTEEIRYGMTERGRSFSSSISTSPPHQTHHGNNSKDNLSWGSPPKPAPVASSSRSEHTQQALTNWYYNQVSERERERERERERSNVQSLHHRQRSFSHDRLGELSRTRRANRTNFPQSASQDTLLYPGQHPHWMQVLPSACQNRSRSENLLRSRFGHSGRSLEALDQVLCPLSPHHERQAWQQQPQRQVSHFSSAQMPPGARHVQVHRQQQSQSSEQHRCQQHPPQQHQHSPKHQNQMHSSQHPPQSRRLTSCQSVDQEQIGYRSYSPSFNRKSGRILQHAQSFRDPSYTGPRLSWTSLPEGMAPSPAPSPAPPTCSVSGEGQDGTHRPTNHEREGGEKEPEIQAQVQEVVLRQKPPMGRRAGHVHRLPLALDDSDPLLFTSDPEEALLKSEGSSSKRHPNGNLAPLSVEDDSLASIPFIDEPTSPSADLRACHVPASSVVSSGGLKSATAVGTSPVSPTFTFPLSRLSSHDCSSIKSSRRCSYLLAITTERSKSCDEGLHTLRDDGRVFSRLPKRVKSIFRDGSLDSLADEARSKRHSASELGSISYSDVRKEGWLHYKQIHTEKGKKVGSAIRPWRRVFSVLRFGALYLYKDKRDALLKGAALGGGSEDEQPISLRGCLVDIAYSETKHKNVLRLTTQDFCEYLLQAEDRDDMLEWIRVIGESSKTDSEELGFSRQALINKKLNDYRKQSPTGNKPDSSPRVPRMTFLLPKADNSSAPPRSPKHEAKEESSPPKSPWGINFMKKAKKADPKAFGVRLEDCQPASNNKFVPLIVEICCGLVEEMGLEYTGIYRVPGNNAVVSSLQDQLNKGCDINTAEERWQDLNVVSSLLKSFFRKLPEPLFTDDKYNDFIDANRMENPSDRLKTLKKLIQDLPDHYFHTLKFLIGHLKTVANHSEKNKMQPRNLALVFGPTLVRTSEDNMTDMVTHMPDRYKIIETLIQHCAWFFSEEHDKDEKTPVDTEDVQPAPNIDHLLLNIGRAGLLGEISDSTNSDSAKSKGSGGSKRDLTAKDFLTTLAIMSAVTRRRRKRPVAGLLGSSTDDDSEQEPIRADLTVEREGEGKETERCESDTAPRAEAEEDEDEEEEEDDEGNVEVTVASPGKDKPRMPCEEEAHSVILSEEEDQRSEMKGRGWRGDDARSIVSGYSTLSTLGRSLASEGRGDDADDERSELVSETDNESGFASRSLTQERPEKRTPPPSNTHTSPEPTTPRSFLYTYCKPSIPTSTPAPASTAAPPPIPSKRPTPEPVERGTESTARSSTPSTSSSTASQRLQNRPSFNSHRLIQCDTLARRRLKADKAKARSLDPLEVCSASPTEEEQQSNKGRTRTSLPESSASHSPKLTPSSGHLLASPPALGSTSGSTSQASLAEQVRARLLGSAEDMRSVGLRKPLSPETRRRRRAWRRHTVVVSPSDSSHKSAQVSSGVNNNNKPPAPPPKPFILIRRPGDKPMPGPQRSAADTSSSLRAHTTSQFQECL
- the arhgap23a gene encoding rho GTPase-activating protein 23 isoform X3, with protein sequence MLTAGGLPLVMPAATACSRLDAREWSFWDVVGVDCSAPEPRCIWVAVFRDDSLITHTPNTESAPTRPRTASCENRTKGRRDGVSSSSDNPRPVLGGGAEGRGVSCQGPRTLVLHKNSQGFGFTLRHFIVYPPESALHTSLKDDENGNGKGLQQSRLEPMDTIFVKNVREKGPAHQAGLCTGDRLVKVNGESVLGKTYSQVIALIQNSESVLELSIMPKDEDVLQLAYSHDAYLKGNAPFTGEAQNLPTPPPLCYPPRSQPHPSHTSCPAPSLSPHMGQNQLDNWSRWPGSASSPSPPLDNRTGAPTTTSMAWASEGREAGGVGHSSPAHRTEEIRYGMTERGRSFSSSISTSPPHQTHHGNNSKDNLSWGSPPKPAPVASSSRSEHTQQALTNWYYNQVSERERERERERERSNVQSLHHRQRSFSHDRLGELSRTRRANRTNFPQSASQDTLLYPGQHPHWMQVLPSACQNRSRSENLLRSRFGHSGRSLEALDQVLCPLSPHHERQAWQQQPQRQVSHFSSAQMPPGARHVQVHRQQQSQSSEQHRCQQHPPQQHQHSPKHQNQMHSSQHPPQSRRLTSCQSVDQEQIGYRSYSPSFNRKSGRILQHAQSFRDPSYTGPRLSWTSLPEGMAPSPAPSPAPPTCSVSGEGQDGTHRPTNHEREGGEKEPEIQAQVQEVVLRQKPPMGRRAGHVHRLPLALDDSDPLLFTSDPEEALLKSEGSSSKRHPNGNLAPLSVEDDSLASIPFIGSIKSSRRCSYLLAITTERSKSCDEGLHTLRDDGRVFSRLPKRVKSIFRDGSLDSLADEARSKRHSASELGSISYSDVRKEGWLHYKQIHTEKGKKVGSAIRPWRRVFSVLRFGALYLYKDKRDALLKGAALGGGSEDEQPISLRGCLVDIAYSETKHKNVLRLTTQDFCEYLLQAEDRDDMLEWIRVIGESSKTDSEELGFSRQALINKKLNDYRKQSPTGNKPDSSPRVPRMTFLLPKADNSSAPPRSPKHEAKEESSPPKSPWGINFMKKAKKADPKAFGVRLEDCQPASNNKFVPLIVEICCGLVEEMGLEYTGIYRVPGNNAVVSSLQDQLNKGCDINTAEERWQDLNVVSSLLKSFFRKLPEPLFTDDKYNDFIDANRMENPSDRLKTLKKLIQDLPDHYFHTLKFLIGHLKTVANHSEKNKMQPRNLALVFGPTLVRTSEDNMTDMVTHMPDRYKIIETLIQHCAWFFSEEHDKDEKTPVDTEDVQPAPNIDHLLLNIGRAGLLGEISDSTNSDSAKSKGSGGSKRDLTAKDFLTTLAIMSAVTRRRRKRPVAGLLGSSTDDDSEQEPIRADLTVEREGEGKETERCESDTAPRAEAEEDEDEEEEEDDEGNVEVTVASPGKDKPRMPCEEEAHSVILSEEEDQRSEMKGRGWRGDDARSIVSGYSTLSTLGRSLASEGRGDDADDERSELVSETDNESGFASRSLTQERPEKRTPPPSNTHTSPEPTTPRSFLYTYCKPSIPTSTPAPASTAAPPPIPSKRPTPEPVERGTESTARSSTPSTSSSTASQRLQNRPSFNSHRLIQCDTLARRRLKADKAKARSLDPLEVCSASPTEEEQQSNKGRTRTSLPESSASHSPKLTPSSGHLLASPPALGSTSGSTSQASLAEQVRARLLGSAEDMRSVGLRKPLSPETRRRRRAWRRHTVVVSPSDSSHKSAQVSSGVNNNNKPPAPPPKPFILIRRPGDKPMPGPQRSAADTSSSLRAHTTSQFQECL